In the Anastrepha obliqua isolate idAnaObli1 chromosome 1, idAnaObli1_1.0, whole genome shotgun sequence genome, one interval contains:
- the LOC129253108 gene encoding abl interactor 2, with protein sequence MASENIMDELASLIRTEIPDGRQSLRDSYTNLERVADYCEDTYYREENKKAALEATKNYTTQSLASVAYQINTLAYSYMQLLELQSQQLCEMESQMNHIAQTVQIHKEKVARREIGVLTANKVSSRQFKIVAPINPEKPIKYVRKPIDYSILDDIGHGVNSSQTRQQKHRGSSHGSIQSLATSSLAPSVGPPPTTKPPTPPQMTRGNTGTLGKSSMSNTGTLGKSSREYRTPPVVNPPQVPSHYAPNYPIGHPKRMSSASSSTTVTGISNTGIGGPGSTAGAPTGGSERERGGGYSALPMPPSQQIATHVNLPSAGMMQSLPPPPPTTYDDRSSMPPPPSPLTVSQHEISEQSHIGMHTLGRNHNRNNFSLNFARPGSQSPPLPPPPPPEEEHQDFGRPRTSTGQGQLAPIVPEDQNLPGWVPKNYIEKVVAIYDYYADKDDELSFQESSVLYVLKKNDDGWWEGVMDGVTGLFPGNYVEPCV encoded by the exons ATGGCCAGTGAAAACATAATGGACGAATTGGCATCATTGATACGTACGGAAATTCCGGATGGCAGACAAAGTTTGCGTGATAGCTATACGAATTTGGAACGTGTGGCAGATTATTGTGAGGACACTTACTATCG tgAGGAGAACAAAAAAGCAGCACTTGAGGCTACCAAAAACTACACTACACAGTCATTAGCTAGTGTGGCATATCAAATCAATACCCTCGCATACAGCTATATGCAGCTGTTagagctgcaatcacaacaatTATGTGAAATGGAATCGCAAATGAATCATATTGCACAAACGGTGCAGATCCACAAAGAAAAAGTGGCACGTCG tgaAATTGGCGTGCTAACAGCTAACAAAGTTAGCTCCCGTCAATTTAAAATCGTCGCGCCTATTAATCCAGAGAAACCAATAAAGTATGTACGCAAACCCATTGACTATTCGATACTGGATGATATTGGACACGGAGTTAATTCATCGCAAACCCGTCAGCAAAAGCATCGTGGTTCCAGTCACGGATCCATACAATCGCTGGCAACATCCTCGCTGGCGCCTTCTGTCGGCCCGCCACCGACTACAAAACCACCGACACCACCGCAAATGACGCGTGGTAACACTGGTACATTGGGCAAGTCTTCGATGAGTAATACTGGTACGCTGGGCAAGAGCTCGCGAGAATATCGCACTCCACCAGTTGTCAATCCGCCGCAAGTGCCTTCGCACTATGCGCCTAACTATCCAATTGGACATCCGAAACGTATGTCGTCTGCTTCATCAAGCACAACTGTCACTGGAATTAGTAACACCGGTATTGGTGGACCTGGTAGTACTGCGGGTGCTCCAACTGGTGGCAGTGAACGGGAACGTGGTGGTGGCTACAGTGCGTTGCCAATGCCGCCTAGTCAGCAAATAGCAACACATGTCAATTTACCATCAGCGGGTATGATGCAATCATTGCCTCCACCGCCTCCTACAACATACGATGATCGAAGCAGTATGCCGC cACCACCATCGCCACTTACTGTTTCGCAACACGAAATTAGCGAACAAAGTCACATTGGTATGCATACATTGGGTAGGAATCACAACAG AAACAATTTTAGTTTGAATTTCGCACGACCTGGCTCGCAATCGCCCCCTTTACCACCTCCACCACCACCGGAGGAGGAGCATCAAGACTTTGGGCGTCCACGTACATCAACGGGTCAAGGCCAATTGGCACCTATCGTCCCAGAGGATCAGAACTTACCTGGGTGGGTTCCAAAGAATTACATCGAAAAAG TTGTCGCAATTTATGATTACTATGCCGATAAAGATGATGAATTGAGTTTTCAGGAAAGCTCTGTATTGTATGTGCTAAAAAAGAATGATGACGGTTGGTGGGAAGGTGTTATGGATGGTGTGACCGGTCTATTTCCAGGCAATTACGTTGAGCCGTGTGTGTAA
- the LOC129235998 gene encoding kinesin-like protein KIF19, whose protein sequence is MAQNGCWSSSSGGSSTSSTAQGRGLATASGSQEERLVVVVRVRPSAESADHCIDVISDKSLFFDDGGKTRPRQYSYDHVFKETDTQEKVYKKTTAPLVKDVLNGYNAAVFAYGATGSGKTHTMLGPCRKKTTSTATERGATATYDVDVNNNESGLMVRAIEEIFQNIDNAQSNSSKVSISYLEIYNELIRDLLNPGGPLELREDHRGQRITVAGLSEITTTSRQEVVSLLLKGNKARTMEPTAANQTSSRSHALLSITVQTKTPLGTKQGRLFLTDLAGSERAKKTKNRGKRLQEGAHINRSLLALGNCINALSGGARYVNYRDSKLTRLLKEALSGKCKTVMIAHVAPEGKHRDETKNTLVYADRANSISTRLQNSVYLDEVKDFPTKHYQNLVSELREEVTRLRSKMLTERPRSGAAAAAAAQPERTTAEDEKRKTELRYLREQIVLTFKQQMKLRRKLLEAESHLLGLELDAERQHMIISHWQGRMGKLYDSPADDDIESEGAIALKNAWGELSAIEKETRRYKEIRERTEQELELCRQKGVQLEDELPERITSDEERELLALLCRVHELEADKVSLQAERLARQAELRRRDLQLLRAERQRRLCEDIISSQRRLIEEGNVELPDELRELYGLYQQEIHAGVVTPATSYERKLPPIYTAGSESPGSSSSSEWSPGSPLPPIDNRMLSAFQDGPDRHMGPLVNPRLPKLSATTAPSTRRTTSIRMATQGSNT, encoded by the exons ATGGCACAAAATGGTTGTTGGTCAAGCAGCAGTGGCGGCAGTTCAACCTCGTCGACAGCGCAGGGTCGCGGATTAGCAACGGCTAGTGGTTCCCAAGAGGAACGTTTAGTG gtTGTAGTTCGTGTACGTCCCAGCGCAGAAAGTGCCGATCATTGTATTGATGTAATCTCGGATAAATCACTATTTTTCGATGATGGCGGCAAAACTCGTCCCAGACAATACTCATATGATCATGTTTTCAAGGAAACCGATACACAG GAAaaggtttataaaaaaacaacggCTCCATTAGTCAAGGATGTACTCAATGGCTACAATGCCGCTGTATTCGCTTATGGCGCCACCGGTTCTGGCAAAACACACACCATGTTGGGTCCCTGCCGCAAGAAAACTACTTCAACGGCTACTGAACGTGGCGCGACCGCAACCTATGACGTAGATGTCAATAACAATGAAAGTGGTCTGATGGTTCGTGCCATcgaagaaatatttcaaaatattgacaACGCACAGAGTAATAGTAGCAAA GTATCCATTTCTTATCTGGAAATATACAATGAGCTCATTCGAGATCTATTGAATCCTGGTGGTCCATTGGAATTGCGCGAAGATCATCGCGGTCAACGCATAACTGTTGCCGGTCTCTCAGAGATCACCACCACTAGTCGGCAAGAGGTCGTATCGTTGCTGCTTAAAGGCAACAAAGCACGCACCATGGAACCGACAGCGGCTAATCAAACTTCGTCACGCAGTCACGCACTCCTCAGTATTACTGTACAAACTAAGACTCCCTTGGGTACAAAACAAGGTCGTTTATTTCTTACCGATCTTGCTGGCTCAGAACGGGCCAAAAAGACAAAGAATCGCGGCAAACGTTTACAAGAAGGTGCGCATATTAATCGCAGTCTCCTGGCGCTGGGCAATTGCATCAATGCTTTGTCAGGTGGAGCGCGTTATGTCAACTACCGTGACTCAAAACTTACTCGTTTATTAAAGGAGGCTTTAAGTGGTAAATGCAAGACCGTTATGATTGCCCATGTTGCTCCCGAAGGCAAGCACCGTGACGAAACAAAGAACACACTTGTATATGCCGACCGCGCGAATAGCATTTCGACGCGTCTACAGAATTCCGTCTACCTTGATGAGGTGAAAGACTTTCCTACCAAGCACTATCAAAACCTCGTATCTGAGCTGCGTGAAGAAGTGACACGCTTGCGTAGCAAAATGCTCACAGAACGACCACGTAGCGGTGCGGCAGCGGCCGCAGCGGCGCAACCAGAACGCACCACCGCAGAGGATGAGAAGCGTAAAACAGAGTTGCGCTACTTGCGAGAACAAATCGTGCTAACCTTTAAGCAACAAATGAAGCTACGACGCAAATTGCTCGAGGCTGAAAGCCACCTACTTGGACTAGAGCTAGATGCCGAGCGTCAGCATATGATAATTTCGCATTGGCAAGGTCGCATGGGCAAACTTTATGACTCACCGGCAGATGATG ATATAGAATCTGAAGGTGCGATAGCACTGAAGAACGCATGGGGTGAACTCTCAGCAATCGAGAAGGAGACTCGTCGTTATAAAGAAATACGTGAACGCACTGAGCAAGAGCTTGAATTGTGTCGACAGAAAGGCGTGCAGTTGGAAGAT GAACTTCCCGAACGCATTACCAGCGATGAAGAACGTGAACTGTTGGCGCTTCTTTGTCGGGTGCATGAGTTAGAAGCAGATAAAGTGTCTCTGCAAGCCGAACGCCTAGCTCGACAGGCCGAGCTAAGAAGACGCGACCTACAGCTGTTACGCGCCGAACGTCAACGTCGGCTATGTGAAGACATAATCAGCTCACAACGCCGCCTAATTGAAGAAGGCAATGTCGAGCTGCCTGACGAACTACGCGAACTTTACGGTTTATATCAGCAAGAGATACATGCTGGCGTTGTTACGCCGGCCACCTCGTACGAGCGTAAATTACCGCCTATCTACACAGCGGG TTCCGAATCACCTGGCTCCAGCTCCAGCTCAGAATGGTCACCTGGTTCACCATTGCCACCAATCGACAACCGTATGCTTAGCGCTTTTCAAGATGGACCAGATCGGCATATGGGACCACTTGTTAATCCACGTTTACCAAAGTTATCAGCGACCACTGCACCGTCTACGCGACGTACTACCTCAATACGCATGGCGACCCAAGGGTCCAACACTTAG